The genomic window ACATTTTCAACAAATGAGTCAAGCCTGGCAGGTGCACGGTAAGAAATAAAGTGCACTCTATGGCCTTTTTGCGCAAGCGCTTTTCCCAATTCGGTAGCAACCACACCGCTTCCGCCATAGGTAGGGTAGCAAACAATTCCAATTTTCATAGATACTTATTTATAATGTAAAGATACCTGCTTCGTAAAAGCATAGAGACAAACTTCACGAACATAAAAAATTCATCAATAGTTTAATATGCTTTAACTTATTCAATTGTATAATGTCAAATAATTCTTTTATGTGGATTACTATTTTATTTTTTAAGTTTTGGATCAAAAGCATCCCGTAATCCTTCCCCTATCAAATTGAATCCGGTAACCGTACTAAAAATCATCAATCCCGGAAATATTACCATCCACCATGCATGGTAATTACCTCTTGCATCATTTAACAGCGATCCCCATGTTACTAAATCGTGAGGCACACCCACACCTAAGAAAGACAGTGATGATTCTAACAGTATGGCATTTGCAATCCCAAATGAAATGGTAACAATTGCGGGTGAAATTGCATTGGGTAATGCATGGCGGAGGAGAATCCTGAGTTGGCTATAACCTAATGCCCGCGCAGACTGGATGTATTCCTGATTTCTGACCCTTAACATCTCCGCACGGGTTAGCCTCGCTATTACTGTCCATGAGGTAAACCCTATAATAAGTATTACGTTTAGGATGGAAGGTTTTAAAATAGCAGTAAGCGATAAAATAAGCATAAAAACAGGAAGCGAAACAAGGATTTCGATAAGACGGGATATAATGGAATCAACAGGGATGTATATCTTATTTTTTAAGAATGGTAGCTTACTGATCCATTTTCCTATATAAGTAAACAGGCCAATAAATACAATTAAATCAGACAGGATGAATATGGCTTCGAATAATATGGTGACGAATGAATTGCTGAATGTTTTACTTAAGATTCCTTTCCAGATTTGAATTCCATAAAACCAGCCTGCACAAATGCCTAAGATAACCATCCAAAATTCACCTCTTGTACTGATGAACGTGCGATCTCCGAAAAACCCTGCCAGCGAGCCCAGAATTAATCCGATGAAAGCTGCGATACCCATTGAAATAAAACCCACAGTAATTGAAACTCGGGTACCGTAGATTAAACCTGCCAGCAAATCGTTTCCCCGCTGTCCTGTTCCAAGCCAATGCCTGCAGCTTAAAGGAATTGGTAAAATTAAACCTGAAGGATTTAAAAATTTCTGTTTTTCAAAGGGACCTGTGAAGTTTGCATTCATAAAATCACTCTTCCAGGGAGAATACCGTATTGGAGCCCATATCACTGTTTCAAAATAAAATTGATTCCAGCTATTGTTATTTAAATCTATGGTTTCAGTGCTATCGTTCTGGCTATTCTTTATCTGGTATGAGTGCCTGAAAGTGAATGCAGGAAAAAAAAAGGATTTCTGATATTTAATCAGAAGCGGACGGTCATTTGCAATTACCGGTGCGAGTATGGCAATGAGCATCAAAAATGCGAGAAAATACAATGAAGCATATGCTCCTTTATTCTGTTTAAACTGACGCCAGAAATAGTGAGTAAAACTTGATCGATCAGTTTTCATTTCCCTAAACTGATATTACCATTTTAAAATTGGTGGAAGTGCTTTACACTGGTGATACTTTTCATTTTAATTGATATTCTTAACTAGTCCCGGCAGAAAATGAAATTCTTGGATCTGCGGCAGCATACAATACATCCGCAAACAAATATCCGGTAAGGGTCATTATACCTGTAATAGTAAATACTCCGACAATTACCGGATAATTCTGACTTTGAATTGCCTGAAATGTTTCAAGCCCCATTCCAGGTATCGTGAAGATGGTTTCAAGAATAACACTACCGCCAACTGCCGCAGGAAAAATATTGGAAAATACGGTGATAAGAGGCAACCAAGCATTACGGAGTGCATGTTTATAGATCACTGCTCTTTCACTCAATCCCTTTGCCTTAGCAGTGCGAATATAATCCTGATGAATTACGTCCAGCATGGCTACGCGCACAATCCGGCTTAAATAAGCCAGGGAGCTATACGTATAGGCAATAAGCGGCAAAATCAAATAAGGCAAACTGATCTTTATTTTCGCGAACACGGATGACTGGTCCGGGTACCCGGTAACAGGCTTAACTCCAGAGGCTGGAAACCAGTTAAACAATTCAACATTCGCAAACGTCAATAGTAATAAAGTTGCTACCCAGAATACCGGCATAGAATGTAAAAGGAACAGTATAACAGAAGAACGCCGGTCAAAGCGGGAGCCGTGTCTTACTGCCGCTTTTATGCCAATAAGAATGCTTATAAGGTAGGCAATGAATACAGATGAAAGCGTCAATATCAATGACCAGCCAATATGTTTTTTTATCTCAGCCATTACGGGTTCGCGCGTAACATAGGACATACCAAGGTCGCCACGGATAATACCCCGTGAGTAGATACTATGATTTCCTGTAAGCGCACTGCCATCTCCCAAGAGCCAGCGCTGGTATTGATTATCGGAATAAAAATGAATTGATGGAATAAAATTTTCCCAGCGCCCGGGCGACGTTACCACTTTTTCAAACTTTTCTTCCACCGTTTTCAATAATGCAGCAGAAGGATTTAAAAAGATATAACGGTAATACAAAGAGCTTAAGGCTTCTATTTTTAACTTAATTAATGCCGGATTACTTTCCGCTAATAAAGAATAAGTTTTTGAACGCGATTCAATAATAGCGTCATGAATCTCATTTATTGACATTTTCTTTTTTTCACCACTATCCAAAACTATTTCTTCCTGTGCCCTATTTAATTCCTGTAACGCGGCATGGTACTGTTCAATCCATTTCCAGTTTCCATATGCATAAATCAATTTAGCCATTGCATTCCGTACATTTTTGTCCGGAATTTTATATAAGGTATCCGGAAAGGCCATGGGTAAAACAGAAAAATAGAAAACAGGGAGATCGAGACCCAGACGATGCCTCCAGTAAATGCGTTGCTGTTGTTGTGATGCTGTGTTTGCATTTACAATATCTTCAGATGGAGAAGCGGTCATTAAACGCTCTACAGGATCACCCGGTGTATTTACATTTATTATAAATCCCAAAATTGAAATAAGGATAAGGATGGGAATAAAAAGAAGTATGCGATTAACCAGATATTTAAACATATTGCACCAGAAAGATATAAAAGACAGAGAAAGCAGCAGAACGTATTATTTTCTGCTCTGTGTAATTACCTTAGGCCTTGAAAGCAATTTCAGATCATTTACAATTACACCGGGAAGCTCCGAGGTGAGCGTCACATTCCCGAACCGCTTATGAACAATTACTTTCCGGTAAGGTGTATACATAAATATGCAAGGCTGATCATCATAAACAATTTTCTGAAGCCGCTTCACCATCGATATCCGCTTTTGCTCTTCAATGGTCACCTTTATAGAATCAATTAACTGGTCAGATGCAGCGGTGCCAAAGCCGCTATAATTACCTCCATTATCACTCCAGGAACGGGTATGCCAAAGTTGCGTGTAATCTTCGGGCTGCGAATTAGTGGACCAGGAAATGAATGCCATATCGAAATCATGCTTTGCAGCATTCATACGCAGCGTAGATTGGTCGGTGGTTTTTAAAATTAAATTTATACCTG from Chitinophagales bacterium includes these protein-coding regions:
- a CDS encoding ABC transporter permease, giving the protein MFKYLVNRILLFIPILILISILGFIINVNTPGDPVERLMTASPSEDIVNANTASQQQQRIYWRHRLGLDLPVFYFSVLPMAFPDTLYKIPDKNVRNAMAKLIYAYGNWKWIEQYHAALQELNRAQEEIVLDSGEKKKMSINEIHDAIIESRSKTYSLLAESNPALIKLKIEALSSLYYRYIFLNPSAALLKTVEEKFEKVVTSPGRWENFIPSIHFYSDNQYQRWLLGDGSALTGNHSIYSRGIIRGDLGMSYVTREPVMAEIKKHIGWSLILTLSSVFIAYLISILIGIKAAVRHGSRFDRRSSVILFLLHSMPVFWVATLLLLTFANVELFNWFPASGVKPVTGYPDQSSVFAKIKISLPYLILPLIAYTYSSLAYLSRIVRVAMLDVIHQDYIRTAKAKGLSERAVIYKHALRNAWLPLITVFSNIFPAAVGGSVILETIFTIPGMGLETFQAIQSQNYPVIVGVFTITGIMTLTGYLFADVLYAAADPRISFSAGTS
- a CDS encoding ABC transporter permease is translated as MKTDRSSFTHYFWRQFKQNKGAYASLYFLAFLMLIAILAPVIANDRPLLIKYQKSFFFPAFTFRHSYQIKNSQNDSTETIDLNNNSWNQFYFETVIWAPIRYSPWKSDFMNANFTGPFEKQKFLNPSGLILPIPLSCRHWLGTGQRGNDLLAGLIYGTRVSITVGFISMGIAAFIGLILGSLAGFFGDRTFISTRGEFWMVILGICAGWFYGIQIWKGILSKTFSNSFVTILFEAIFILSDLIVFIGLFTYIGKWISKLPFLKNKIYIPVDSIISRLIEILVSLPVFMLILSLTAILKPSILNVILIIGFTSWTVIARLTRAEMLRVRNQEYIQSARALGYSQLRILLRHALPNAISPAIVTISFGIANAILLESSLSFLGVGVPHDLVTWGSLLNDARGNYHAWWMVIFPGLMIFSTVTGFNLIGEGLRDAFDPKLKK